The genomic stretch GGGGCCACCGGATCGCACACCCGGCGGTGTGGACGGTTCCGTATGCTGAACTGCTCCTCCAGGCCACGCCATGACCCACACGCTGCCCCCCCTGCCAGACGCCCTGAAGCGCGGCCCGTTCCAGGCGTATACGTATGCGTACCCGCACAAGACCGCATACCGCCCGCTCGACCCACCCGTGCCCCTGCGCGATGCCTGGGCCACCGAGACGAAGGACAACCTGTTCCTGTACCTGCACGTGCCGTTCTGCGAGATGCGCTGCGGCTTCTGCAACCTGTTCACCACCGTGAATGCGCCGCAGTCGCTGGAACAGGCGTATCTGGACGCCGTGACCCGGCAGGCGCGGGTGGTACGGGACGCGCTGGGCGAGGGGGCTCGCTTCTCGCAGCTGGCGCTGGGCGGCGGCACGCCCACGTACCTGCGGGCCGGCGATCTGGAGCGCGTGTTCGATGTGCTGGAGGGTACCTTCGGCGCGTCACCCTCTGCGCTCCCGGCCTCGATCGAGACCTCACCTGCGACGGCCACGCCGGATCGGCTGGCGGTGCTCGCGGCGCGGGGCGTGAGCCGCGTCAGCATCGGCGTGCAGAGCTTCATCGACAGCGAGGTTCACAGCGTCGGGCGCGCCCAGGACGGCGCGGAGGTGCGCCGGGCGCTGGACGCCATCCGCGCGGCCGGGTTGCCGGGCCTGAACATCGACCTGATCTATGGCCTGGCGCACCAGACACCGCAGACGTGGCGGCACTCGCTAGAGACGGCGCTGACTTGGCAGCCCGAGGAACTGTTCCTGTATCCGCTGTACGTGCGCCCGCTGACCGGCATTGGCCGGCTGGGGCGCTCGTGGGACGACGAGCGGCTGGAGCTGTACCGCCTGGGCCGCGACTTCCTGCTCGGGCATGGCTACGTGCAGACCTCCATGCGGCGCTTCCAGCGGGCCGCCCGGCCGCTGACCAGTGAGCCGGAGTACACCTGTCAGCTCGACGGCATGGTCGGCCTGGGCTGCGGGGCCCGCTCGTATACGGGGGGGCTGCACTACAGCAGCGAGTACGCGGTGGGCGCGGTGGGCGTGCGCGACATCATCCGTGACTTCGTGGCCCAGCCGGACGAGGCCTTCGCGGTCGCCACGCACGGTTTCCGGCTCAGCCCCGACGAGCGGCGGCGGCGCTACCTGCTGCAATCGCTGCTGCACGTTAGCGGGCTGGATGTGGAGGCCTACCACACGCAGTTCGGCTCGGAGGCCATGCAGGACTTCCCGCAGCTCGCGGCGCTGATCTCTGCCGGGCTGGCCGCCCAGCAGGCCGGCACCGTGACCCTCACCCCCGCCGGGCTGGAGCAGTCCGACGCGATCGGCCCGTGGCTGTACTCGGACGCCGTGAACCGGCTGAGCGGGGAGTACGAGTGGCGCTAGGAGCACCATTTCACCTGACCGTGCTGTACCGGGGGCCGCTGTCGAGCTGCAACTACGGCTGCCCGTACTGCCCCTTTGCCAAACACCGCGAGACCCCTGAGGAACACGAGGCCGACCGTGCCGCGCTGGAACGGTTCGTGGCGTGGGTGGAGTCGCAGCCCTTTGACGTGTCCGTGCTGTTCACCCCCTGGGGCGAGGCGCTGATCTGGCCGCGTTACCAGCACGCCATCACCCGCCTCAGCCGGCTGCCCCACGTGCGGCAGGTGGCGATCCAGACGAACCTCAGCGGGCCGCTGGGCTGGCTCAGGGACGCCGATCTGGGCAAAGTCGGTCTGTGGGCCACGTACCACCCCGGCGAGGTCAGTCGGGAACGCTTCCTGAAGCGCTGCGCCGAGTTGGACGCCATGGGCGTGCGCTACAGCGTGGGCGTGGTTGGCGTGCCTGACCAGCTCCCCGAGATCCAGGCCGTGCGGGACGCCCTGAACCCGGCCACGTACCTGTGGGTGAACGCCTTCACGGGCGGCCGTCCGTACACCCGCGCCGAACGCGCTGCCCTGACCCACATTGACCCGCTGTTCGAGGTGAACACT from Deinococcus sp. AB2017081 encodes the following:
- a CDS encoding STM4012 family radical SAM protein, yielding MTHTLPPLPDALKRGPFQAYTYAYPHKTAYRPLDPPVPLRDAWATETKDNLFLYLHVPFCEMRCGFCNLFTTVNAPQSLEQAYLDAVTRQARVVRDALGEGARFSQLALGGGTPTYLRAGDLERVFDVLEGTFGASPSALPASIETSPATATPDRLAVLAARGVSRVSIGVQSFIDSEVHSVGRAQDGAEVRRALDAIRAAGLPGLNIDLIYGLAHQTPQTWRHSLETALTWQPEELFLYPLYVRPLTGIGRLGRSWDDERLELYRLGRDFLLGHGYVQTSMRRFQRAARPLTSEPEYTCQLDGMVGLGCGARSYTGGLHYSSEYAVGAVGVRDIIRDFVAQPDEAFAVATHGFRLSPDERRRRYLLQSLLHVSGLDVEAYHTQFGSEAMQDFPQLAALISAGLAAQQAGTVTLTPAGLEQSDAIGPWLYSDAVNRLSGEYEWR
- a CDS encoding STM4011 family radical SAM protein, coding for MALGAPFHLTVLYRGPLSSCNYGCPYCPFAKHRETPEEHEADRAALERFVAWVESQPFDVSVLFTPWGEALIWPRYQHAITRLSRLPHVRQVAIQTNLSGPLGWLRDADLGKVGLWATYHPGEVSRERFLKRCAELDAMGVRYSVGVVGVPDQLPEIQAVRDALNPATYLWVNAFTGGRPYTRAERAALTHIDPLFEVNTRRYRSRGYACQAGETVISVDGDGAARRCHFISTPLGNIYAQDVRELLAPRPCTRVTCHCHIGYVHMPDLDAGAVYGDGLLARIPEGPEWVAPGAYLERARQLWRGGRLTGL